tttgaatgattaaaaatatcgacaactttatgaaatcaggtgtcaaaatcaggtaaaaatgaattctcagctccaggactgtgggggcgtgtcctgtGAATGTACATGtcggatgagttcagaaaatgaacatgactaactttgaaactctctgagctgagatgaattcatctctatctctctgctcagggtggcctcagcgtgtcatcgagccaccctctaaggaccgcccacaaaatcctgagactgaaaactggtgaaaatctgtttgaacctctaacttcacatttcagtgatatatcgttcaaagtcttttcaagtgttttcagcgactattttccaacatatttaaagtgttttgaaagaaatctcagaattgccttcacATGGACTTCACCAATCCTTGCAGTGTCGATATCTGTACTGGATTTCCCGGCGTTCTAGCAGCATTTCTGTTTGGTTGAACTATGTGGTCACATGACCCTCTGGTTCTGGGTTAATTCCTGCATATGCCATGAATCAATTACTAAGAcatattagtattagtagtgaCTGAACAAGCTGGTAATCAGCGGATATTTCTGCAGGAATGAGTCAGAAAATCCGAGCAGGGAATCTTTTGCTGAAATGGGTCATATCTGAGGTGATCTCTGACCAGActagaccagaccagaccagaccagacgGTTTTCCCAGAGTCCCTCACCCCCTGCAGCATAACATCATCAGTCTGGTTTGAGGTGCTGCAGGGCGCTCGCATACAAAAGCTCACCGTGACCTTGTCGTGTCTGAAAGGTGAAGAGGAGAACTCAGTGGCTTCCTGTATTTACCCGAGAGGGAACATAAAACAAACCTTGTACCAACTGTATTTGAGTCGCAGCTTTTCAGGTGTCAGCCGGGCTTTTCAGCTCCGTCTGAgtaacagcacagcagctggtGCCTCTCACAGGGTAACTGTACAGCACTGACACCTGAATTACAGCTCTTTGAATTAGAGTTTAGACAATCTATAAAAACTGTGCCTGCTGTGAGTGAAACTAAACATTTGTCCCAGACATAAGAAGAGTCATactttaatcaatatttttggtTTAAATGACTATGTGACTGCTCTTAATCATGAAACCACAGAGaagttttagcttctttcagctcgttgttttggttttctagcAAGTTTCCTGCTtttgattaatcaaaatcaTCATTTAACGTCAGTCGGGCAGCAAAAGAAAACGTCAACATACAGTAGACAGACAAAGTTGGTGGACAGAGTGGAGTATTTATCaactaaagagccagatatttccctcagcagttggtggagaccaaaacagaagtaaaagaagagtgaatattgggCAGAAACGTGATTTCAAATGAATGTCGATGCACATATACAGGCAACATGTTTACCATAGCAACTTCATAACGTGAtaatgttgtcagtgttgtattcAAAGGCTGTAGCTCTGTCTGTAAGGGGCAAAAACAATCAGTTAGTGCAGTTTGAAATGAGCATTTCCACGAGAATCAAATGCACTGAAGGAAAACTAAAACTATGGAAGGCTGGCAGTAAAACAGTGAAGTCAATGCGCAGCTTTGCATCCTGAGTGTTGGAATATTTTCAGAGTTTAGTCAGAACAGTTTCCGCTCTGCACAGCAAAGCCTCAAACCAGCCGGAGATGTCTGCAGGAGAGTTTCTGAGGTTTCAACCTCTTTTCGCATATTTGCTTGAAATTTTCATTCTCAAAGAGGGTCCCTCGAGTGTTTGCATTTAGCATGTTCACATCGGGGATATCTGCAGTCTAGCAGCAATAGAGGCAAACTGTCAAACGTTTAGTCTGgtataaacacttttttttcaaatctaaCCACAGAAATCTACGGTTCTGTCAAACGTAACATGCAACCATTCAATCGagatgctttttttgtttgtagtctGGCATTGGTGCTTGAAAAACAATCAGCCAAATACCAGGCGTGCCTGGAAAATTGCATTTCTAGGAGAGGCTTGTTTGCCAACTCAGAGTGCATCAAGGACAAACTTTGTCCTGCATTCAGATGCTATAAGAGGATCTATTTTCCTCAAGTGCAACTGCATGACTCAGCGAGAGTCAAGTTGCTTGTTGCCGCCAAAATACACAATAGATGGTTACAAGTGGCCTTCAAGTGTTTGACTAACTCATGCTGCACTGTGACCTGACATCATAATGACTGTATTTACATGTGATCGGAGCAGAGGTAGATGTTCCAGCAGAGCATCTCCAGCTTACCTTTCTATGTTAGATACATATCTTAGTCAAGGTTTTAGAGCACAGTGCACCACGGTTTAATAATATTGATAAAGCATGTACAGAGTCATAGTCTGAACAATAGTCTTCTCACAGGCAGACAAGAAACATGAATTATTTAGATATAAAACTCCAATTTGGACTTTCCGTTTGCCAGATTCTTAAAATATCTGCAGCATCCAACATCTTCAGTTTCTCTACATTGTGTCTGTGATTGCGGTTGCATTTGGCCTCTTGCACTGAGGTCAGCGTGGGCCATAAAGCCTGACACCTTGACCCCCTGACTTACATCCACATACCACACTACAAGGCTCCGTCTGAACAAACATGACCGAGCAGGGCAgagcaggaaaagagagagtgtgagtgtgtctctctATTTCTATCTGTGGAGTCTCAtactttcaaatatttcaatgaTCCTGAAACATACTGTATTCTCTGTTATTTCATATCTCAGtgctcatgtttatttttagttacAGGCTGTTATTGTAACAATAATGGAGCAGCCAgtaaataatgtgttaattagactgatttgactgttttacttcttttatttcatttaaaaaaaacaaaaacctaatGGTTTATTACGGTTACAACCATATCTCcaaatttttaaataattattttaaattaaagccAAACATTTGCTGCGTTAATGTGGAAGGTAAAGATAACAACAAAAAGGTcatacaggaaataaaaaatacagtaaaaagtaaagaaaggaaaagctCAGCAGTGATGCacattatatataacatttacgGTAATTTCACTAGGTGAAGACTTTATTACTAGCTTAGCATCATATTCCTTTAATACCTCATATTACCGTTCCAACAAAGGTAAACcctaatatgaaatatatataattatactatataatataatatataattgaaGACtatagagaaaataaaataaaatatgaatataataatataatgtaacaGTAAgtataatagaatataaaagaaatatatcaaagacataaaatatgatataagAAACATCCATTACATAATCTATATtaaaaaatagatataaaataaataaagtatctatataatataatatatataatatgattatgaagaaatatataataaaataaaaacgagCATATGATATAAGTATACTATAACtctaaagaaaatatataaaataaatataaaattatactATAATATAACATTAGCACATAACATTAAACctataacataacataaccaATAatgacataacataaatataatattaatataatataatataatataatataatatatattatgaactaattaaataaatgaatacatataaatataaacaattaaataaaataaaaacaataaatataaacacagtagGTGGAGGCGGTGTTGCGCTGAATTTATcgaagaagatgaaggaggaaggggggggagCGGCCCCATCGGGCTGACGCAGCAGTGACGTCAGCGTCTCTTCCGGTGCCCGGCCTCAGTGTTGTCAAAATGGCGGCCGTGGATGACCGTGGACAGCTGGTGACTCTGTGGAGGATCCGGACGGTTCCGGCAGAACTCTCCACTGGGTTCTTCTACTGATCTCGGTGGTGGGCTCGGTTTGAAGGAACCTGGAATCCGTTCCTCGCGACTtacttcagcagcagcaaaagaaCTTCTGAACGCGTGAGTACCGGTTGTTGTTAGCACGGCCGGAGCTAAACGTGGCTACTGAGCTGAGGCGTCTGATGACGTCAGAGGGGTGAAGTAGACGAAGAGGCCTCGAATGGAATTTAGGACAGTGACGTAACGTAGGTCAAAGGTCTATTTTTCtagtttatgatttattttataatttaatatatatttatatataaatttaatatatatattttagaattatatttgtgtctttgtttgtaaAGGGCTGGGATGAAGCTGTGAGGGTGTGGATGTttgttgttacattttgtttgtctgaaaaatGCCGCAGGGTgtttatctttctctctctggaacTAACgcctgttttaaatgtaaacatcagAATTCACCGGAtggaaatttgttttttattcagctcTCTCCTCTTCGTTGTGGAGAAATCGCTGAAGTCAGAGGTCAATGGTGAGGccaggagttcagaaagtgttctctgatgtcttatgctgtattatttattgatgcttggcccaaggagaattagagacactctcaaagtttatcagaagtgcctgagtcggtctcacattctgcccaactcatcctggtggatcgactttaaaccccaagataacaccacaaatactacatgcccagcattagtcaaagagaatgtctttacccatggaggtgttattgtcagcacagtctagtctggagacacagatgtctgtttacacagattggaacgtcaacaacaagctatctattatgtctatgaaggcagcaacaggtctctgtgaccctggtcaccacagtgttaagatagactggcacctactgttcccaaccaaagccaaacaactaatactgacgaggacctcaaggcccacacgtgaccttgtgtaacctaaggatagaaaattccataataCTCTTTAGTGGAAAAGTTtgtatattttctctttttaatcttgtagaataaagttttcttttttaggtgATTTCAGATCAGAGCTCACCACCGACCTTAGTGAGTATTTTTACTAATCAAATAATCATCTTGGTCAAACGTTTAGGGGGGCGACTGTGGCTCGGATCAgatgaatttttaaagaaacacccttgaataaggaggactggattcaaagtatcaaagtttaagttgaatttattattctcgtacaagaaggagcgtctaacagtgcaacacaccgagtacagagaaaaggctcctcgaggagctctaacagagaaaaggctcctcgaggagctctaactgttggttcttgtacattttttaaaaatgggctgtctcagacacctccccactgataccaataatatcataacattccttttttggttttctgcttagtaatgaacattatgtatcaaaatgacacttcctaGGCttgtttctcacgtccttgaACTACAGATCTACAATTATCtgagcaaaacacagtccaaataagggaagtgcacaagacatgcaaaaaacaggaaacacacattaaataagttaaaacatctgaacctcTGTATAAATCCTAATTTCTATAACAGGgtcgatcccctccagtctgcatgtcgaagtgtcctgaaccccaaattgctcctgaaggctgcacatcggtgtgtgaatgcgtgtgaatggttagctcctcaaactgatgagcagttggcaccttgcgtGGCAGCCGATGCcatcagtgaatgaatgtgtgtgaatgagatacgtagtGTAAAAAGCACTTCTCAGTGCCAGACATGACAGTAAACATAGTGAGTATCTTTGGTTCACGAGTGAAAACAAGGCTGAGTCTGAAGACGCCAACTTGGGCTGTGGGTTTCACTATTATCTGACATTTTctagacaaaaataataatcgattaatcaagaaaataatctgtgaCAGTCAGTTATCAGTAGTTACAACCCCATAGATGTAAATGCTTAAAGTTTAAGACTGTCTTGATGCTCAGAAGGTAACTTTGTTTGACCTTCAATCCAGAGTGTAAATAACGATAAATGAGCTCTAATGATGAAGACAATGAACTCGGAGCTAATGTGAATGTTCTGTTCCTCCTGCAGGTATTTTGTCAAAGTGGCCTGGGGTTGGACGTTGGGCCTCCTgacctccttcctcctcctcttctacaACTTCTCCTTCAACCGAAGCGTCCTCGTCCGGCGGCTGCTGTCTCTGGTGGTGGCTACAGCCGTCTGGTACGTCTGCACCGAGGCCTTCTCGTACATCGAGGAGGTGACCGGCTCGTGTTTGGAAACCGACACCTCGGACGCTCTCAAGAGCGAGTTCACATCCAAAGCCAGCTGCAGGCGGGCCGGCTTCCGCTGGAACGGCGTCGACATCTCGGGGCACTCCTTCATCCTGGCTTACTCCGCCCTCCTCATCGTGGAGGAAACGGCGCCCATGGCCACTCTGAAGCCGGCCAGTCTCTCTGCGTTATCCAGGACGGTCCTCAACCTGCTGTACGTGGCCTTGAATCTGATCGTGATCATTTGGGTGTGGATGTTCGCCTGCACCTCTGTCTACTTCCACGATACATCTCACAAGTTGCTCGGGACCATATGTGGCCTGTTGGGCTGGTATCTGACATATCGGGTTTGGTATCTCAAACCTTTGTCGCCAGGACTCCCCCTTCAGCTCCACCCGAAAGAACAAAAGCAACACGCCTGAGCTGCAGTCACACTTTCCTGTACAACACTGTTACCTAACGTCGCAGCCATCCTCCAAACAACACACTACAGCTGATGTTATCTGTCTCCGGGTCCAAGCCGCCCGCGCTATTTTAAGTTATTCTCCTCCTCACAGAAAGGTCGCTTTGTACAGGATGACTGGCTCGCAGTTCCTCCGTGGTGTTTGGCAGCTGCTGTTCCCAAAATGACTCTTGGTAATCTGAGATAAAAAAGCAAGACGCTGCTCCGCTGCCCAGCTTCAGCCTCCGCGGCTCGCATGCATTGTCTCCCAGTCTGTTGCCTTACGGTGCTTTCCACAGAGTAATCACAGTTTCTAGATGGTCTGACTGGGAACACTTGACAATGTTTACAGCTCCAGTTGTGTAGCACTGATTATATTTTTGCAGACCAATGTACAGTTGATTGTTTTTATAGGAATCCACCTGCAGAACAAAAGACTCACgtttcatttaaatgagctGAGCTTATCCTGTGTCAACACTATAAAGTAAAGTTTGTGCAGAGGCTGTAGAGCTTTTAATGCCTCGTCATACATGTAGACTGAAGCATAAACCAAGTTACCATTATTTTGAAGCTCGAAACGTCATTTACTCTACTGACACACGACAAAGAAGAGCAACCAATCCTCATAATTTCAAAGATGGAGCTTGAAAACGATAAATGAGTCACGTTGACGTTCTAATCGAACCTAACTGCTTCAGTTGTAATCTTTATTTGTTGTCGGCGAAGActtgaaatgaacaaaactgaatttaatttacCACCAAGTGTTTCGTTTGTCTTATTCCTTTGTGCCATAGAGCTTCACTGACGCACCGTCCTGCAAGAGCACCAAGTTATGTAATcctcatgaaaataaaacatcaccCAGCTCTTTGTGTTCAAGTTTTAAGTCCACAGACGTGGTTGTAAAGTATCAAAAGATGAATTGTTTTGgggatataataataataatatataataacatcaGCCTTACACTGATGTCAGTTTAACTCATAGCAGTAATTCATGTTTATAACTCTGTTTATGACAAATACACGAGCTCTGTAGTGAACGTTTGTGCgtttgttgaaataaaataaaaaatcgtgatctgtgttttctccattttcatcatttatttgtcattgatGGCAACTGAATAAATTAAGGCTCATGAACAAACATCATAAAAAGCaccataaatatatacatatatataaaatataaaaaatgaaaagttaaaaaataaaaaaatactataGTGAAATATAATGGCCACAAATCACAACTAGGATTTTTCTCGACTTGAACTCGACtctgcgtgtgtgagtgtgagtgtgtgtgtgtgtgtgtgtgtgtgtgttttgaaagcaAAGCCTCCTTTAGGTTTCATGATGTcagtcagaagaagaagcagcggGTGGAGTCGCAGTGACGGATGTGCTCGCTCTAATCAAAAACGTACCGAAGCGTTCACAATGATTGGCTGGTCGTGACGCTTTCCCTCAGCGTCGTCTGTCGACGTAACAGAACAGGTGAATGTTTGAGCGTCGAGAAGTCGACATAAATAACAATTAAGGGGATTTCGTGTCTGTAAACTTTTAGgtcttcatctctttttttgtgccatTTGCATCACTGCTGAAGACAAATAACCTCCCTGTTTCCTTTAATGCACATCGCAAATGTCTTCCAGGCGTAAAGGATTGATTCCAAACAGTAAGATCTATACGGCTGCGCTCTGTATCTCCGTTATCAGACACCAAACTGAACACAATGAACCCCAGCTTCTACTCGTCTGCTCTGTGAATGAGAATCGAGCTTCATCATCAGCGAGGAGACGCTGCTGTTTAAAGGAGCATCGATTATCGTCTTTGGTTCATTATAATCTGCCTCAGCTGCAGCGTGCTGCTGATCACCACCTGCAGAGACGAGTTTTCTTTTGGAGCTGTAGCAGGAAAACAGGGAAAAGCTCATAAACTACCTTCGTTATCCtctgaaatgacagaaagaaacactgCAAGAATGTCTGTATAAGCAGCCATAAAACCAAAAGCAGCTTACAAACCTAAATCTGCAGAATTATAACATGTTAAAACCCTGGAGGTTATGACCGGGGGAAGAAGCAGAAAGGCTCCCGTTAAGGGTGAACAGAGTGTGGAGCATGAAAGGTGCACTGCATCAACGAACAACGAGACAGCTGGAGAGGCAAAGGAGGAAAGGTgtggaggagggtgggaggcttcttcttttctcctcgtCATACTCTCCCTCAATCTTTCAGATGAGTCAGCTCGTTTGTTCAAGCTCCGAGCTCATTAAAGATTCAGcacagtgaaataaagaaaagagacgatgtgtaattaaaaatatctgTCTGTTAAAAACAATCTTGCATCTGTCAGGGGGGACAAACAAAACCAGATCCGGTGATCTCGCTCAGTATTGCTCTCAGTGCAGGTGCTTCAAAGGTTACAATGAGCTGCAGAACGTTTGTGGGTTTGGATCATAAATTCTGCCTCCGGGCGCAAAGAAATGCTCGAGTAAACACTCACAAAGTGAAGTAACccatgcaaagacacacacacacatcctaaaCCTAACGCAACACAGAGGATGCAGAATTTACAAATTCGACTTCGAGTTCAGCCGAGTGTAACTTTCCAAACACCGAAAACTTTTTTGTAACGTCCgagcagctgctgctcagcgacaaagagtgtgtgtgtgtgtgtgtgtgtgtgtgtgtgtgtgtgtgtgtgtgattgtgtgcgCTGTGGTGCTCTAAATAAACAGACTCttggatgcatgtgtgtgatttaatgtgtgtacatttagttaaaggagtagtttgacattttgggaaatgcacttGTTCATGTTTTTGCCAGGAGCcggatgagaagatcgataccactctgtctgtttgtctgtcggAGATGATGCCACAGTCAGAAGCTTCTTtctttagcttagcataaagactgagaGCAGAGGGGAACGGCCTCCAGAGGGCGCTAAAATCTGCTGTTCCCTGAAAATATGCAGGAAATCTGACTCTGGACCTCGCTGCACAATAAACCAACATTTTCAACCCGCTTTCCAAGCtccacctcttctctccttGCTCGATTTGCATAGTGTGAAccaaaatccccccaaaaatattagcatttattgTGATATATATATCCAatatttgatacttttatacaaaataataacactTTGCTTGTGCTTTACAAACAGAGCAAGGACGCGCCGTCATCTCTGGGTTAGAAAACAACAGTCACAACTTGGAAAACCGGCTGAAAGATCTTTGGCATTCTGCAACAGATGGGAAAGACTCGAGGCAAACTAAGAGCGCCTGCTGTTCCCAGTAAGCTATGTTAACCAGCTGCTACCTCCGACTTCATATTTAGCATGCAGAACAGCTGGGAGTCTTGTTAAACGGCCTTCTGTGCACTGTGATTTGAATATAAAGATAATACATGAGAGGTGCAAAGGCAACAAAATCTGCCAACCAGCCGCGATGTCTCACATCTCAGGTAACAAATGTAGATGAAGTGTTAATTAGGGAGCATTAAAGGTGCCGGGAGGCAGATTTTGTCACAGCTGAGGGAATTATTGCTCTAAACATCGAAGTCTCTGCAAGAACACGAGGAAGAAaacttcccaaaatgtcaaacaattccCTTAAAGTTCGCCTCCATCCTTTCATCGCTTCACGTGGCAGTTTCTGGCAGCGCAGCTCTTTATCAGAGAGCATTTGTCGTGGTTAAACCTCAGGAGTGAAGAGCAGGTAATGAGCGATGACTATAATAGTGGCATGCGAAGGTCAGTTAACCCCTGTTGGTGTTACTGTGTTTAACATGTTGTCTGGGTTTTCTACTTTTTAGGTTTTTCGGTATAAGTGGACCCGGTGCATGcctccaacaaaaaaaaaagttaaacaaggACTCGCCGGCACAAGAAGCGGCAAGTCGCCACAAATTAAACTGGATGAAGGCCTTGTTTACCAGAAAATGTGCTGTCAAGAACTTCTTATGATGGaatgttttaatattctttGTTCACCCAGGTAAGTAATAGTGTTCTCTATATagattcattatgtttttttttcctgcagtcataaaacattacagaAAAGTTGAAAcgtcacacaaatacacagacattTAACACAACAAGAGGGCATTCACtacatgtatttcttttttaaataccaGTAGGCAAAGTAGCCCATCCCGCCCAGCGAGCCCATGAGAAAAGAGGCGCCGAAGAAGGACGGCGGCTTCTTTTTTACCATCCGGAAGGCGTTGGGTAGGACCGCCGACAGGAGGGTCGTGTGGATGTCGCCCAAGACCTTGCGGAAAGCGTAGCGTTTTTGCACGCGCACAAAAAAGGACTGCAGGTTGGGCCGGCTGCCGTCCTCCCAGTATTTCTTAGAAAGTCCCAAGAACTTGAGCCTGTGCAACAAGGCTCCGAGGCAGACGTCAGCTAGCGTAAATTCAGGTCCACATAGCCACAACTCACACTTTTGACCTGCGAGGGAAAGACCAGTTCATTAAGACTAAAACTGTCGGAAATATTTGGAAGATGTTTCGGTGTCATGGACATACCTTGATACtctagttttcttttttccagctcAGCCTCCACTTGATCTAGAACCATGGCTAACTCCCCCAAAATTTTCTTCAGGTAGTTCACGTTATCGTGGTCCAAGATTTTTGCCTGACAAtcaaagaagacagaaaatacagggcggttggtagcgtagtgggttaagcggccgccccgtgtgtagaggctatagtcctcgctgcagctggccccggttcgaatcccgaaTCGGACATTTACTTcgtctctccccctctctctgccccctgcctcctgtctatcttcagctgtactatcataaaaggccaaaaaaatactttgagAGGAACAGCAGCATTGCACAGCTGCGAATAAAAGTGACGACTgatcaataaaatatctgtaTGATCGTGATTTTGTCCCCGTGTCAGGTTAATAACTGTTGAAAATCTCTGACGTGTTCCAGCCAAGCAGAAGCAAACTACACTCATAGTACTTTCAATCTCACACCTGCTGGTTTGAGTCCATAGGTGCGTTCACAGTGTCGATTTTACTGTGAGTAAGCTGCTggacacatatatatatatttacatttgttttatatttatattttgacacCCTGCCAAAGTTAGCACACTGTTTCAGGAAGTACACCGTGTACTACACAGAAGCGTGTACTAATGGAAGTAATAGAATAAGAGTGTACTgccacacacactgccagcaACGTCAGCATGCAACACAATGATGCAGGTAATGTTCAGCAACCTGAGCACTGCGCCATCACAGACTTTGATGGAAGATGTATTAAAATGACCAACGCATACAGACACATATATCGTGCTGgttaacaatgtgtgtgtttggaattAAAGAGAAAACTTCTTCTATGTTctattatttctcttttacGTTCATAACGTTTTATATTGTTGGACGACTGAGAGAaggattcatttatttagcaGGTCATGAACTTAAGTAGGAAAGCTGAGGGATCATTTTCAAGTCGTCCTGACGTAAACATAAATATCTGCATtaaatttcatggaaatccaaCTTACaactacaaatataaaacatgctGACGTCCATAcgtttcatcctctggggaccgtGAATGTCCATTCTAAGTTAAGATCAACACGTCGTGATTCCTCACACCAACTACACGAA
The sequence above is drawn from the Larimichthys crocea isolate SSNF chromosome XV, L_crocea_2.0, whole genome shotgun sequence genome and encodes:
- the fitm2 gene encoding acyl-coenzyme A diphosphatase FITM2, which gives rise to MFCSSCRYFVKVAWGWTLGLLTSFLLLFYNFSFNRSVLVRRLLSLVVATAVWYVCTEAFSYIEEVTGSCLETDTSDALKSEFTSKASCRRAGFRWNGVDISGHSFILAYSALLIVEETAPMATLKPASLSALSRTVLNLLYVALNLIVIIWVWMFACTSVYFHDTSHKLLGTICGLLGWYLTYRVWYLKPLSPGLPLQLHPKEQKQHA